A genomic segment from Bradyrhizobium diazoefficiens USDA 110 encodes:
- the purB gene encoding adenylosuccinate lyase, whose amino-acid sequence MIPRYTRPEMASIWEPQTRFKIWFEIEAHAADALAELGTIPKEAARTVWAKAKNATFDVARIDEIERETKHDVIAFLTHLAEIVGPEARFVHQGMTSSDVLDTCLNVQLTRAADLLLADLDKVLAALKKRAFEHKMTTTIGRSHGIHAEPVTFGLKLAYAYAEFSRAKERLIAARKEVATCAISGAVGTFAQIDPRVEEHVAKAMGLVPEPISTQVIPRDRHAMYFSTLGVIASSVERIAVEIRHMQRTEVLEAEEFFSEGQKGSSAMPHKRNPVLSENLTGLSRMVRAYVTPALENVVLWHERDISHSSAERMMGPDATVTLDFALVRLAGLIDKLLVYPANMQKNLDRLGGLVHSQRVLLALTQKGASREDAYKLVQRNAMPVWRGEGDFLQLLKQDAEVKKYLTDAEIEEQFDLAYHLKHVDTIFKRVFGES is encoded by the coding sequence ATGATCCCCCGCTATACCCGTCCGGAAATGGCCTCGATCTGGGAGCCGCAGACCCGGTTCAAGATCTGGTTCGAGATCGAGGCGCATGCGGCGGACGCCCTGGCCGAGCTCGGCACCATCCCCAAGGAGGCCGCCAGGACGGTCTGGGCGAAGGCCAAGAACGCCACCTTCGACGTCGCCCGCATCGACGAGATCGAGCGCGAAACCAAGCACGACGTCATCGCCTTCCTCACCCACCTCGCCGAGATCGTCGGCCCCGAGGCGCGCTTCGTGCACCAGGGCATGACCTCTTCCGACGTGCTCGACACCTGCCTCAACGTCCAGCTCACCCGCGCCGCCGACCTGCTGCTCGCCGATCTCGACAAGGTGCTGGCGGCGCTGAAGAAGCGCGCCTTCGAGCACAAGATGACGACGACCATCGGCCGCAGCCATGGCATCCACGCCGAGCCCGTGACCTTCGGCCTCAAGCTCGCCTATGCCTACGCCGAATTCTCGCGCGCCAAGGAACGCCTGATCGCGGCGCGGAAGGAGGTCGCGACCTGCGCTATCTCCGGTGCCGTCGGCACCTTCGCGCAGATCGATCCGCGGGTCGAAGAGCACGTTGCAAAAGCCATGGGTCTCGTGCCCGAGCCGATCTCGACCCAGGTGATCCCGCGCGACCGCCACGCGATGTATTTCTCGACCCTTGGCGTGATCGCCTCCTCGGTCGAGCGCATCGCGGTCGAGATCCGCCACATGCAGCGCACCGAGGTGCTGGAGGCCGAAGAGTTCTTCTCCGAGGGACAGAAGGGCTCTTCCGCCATGCCGCACAAGCGCAACCCGGTGCTGTCCGAAAACCTCACCGGCCTCTCCCGCATGGTGCGCGCCTATGTGACGCCGGCCTTGGAAAACGTCGTGCTCTGGCACGAGCGCGACATCTCGCACTCCTCCGCCGAGCGCATGATGGGTCCGGACGCGACCGTGACGCTCGACTTCGCGCTGGTGCGCCTTGCCGGCCTGATCGACAAGCTGCTGGTCTATCCCGCCAACATGCAGAAGAATCTCGACCGCCTCGGCGGCCTCGTGCATTCGCAGCGCGTGCTCCTGGCGCTGACGCAGAAGGGCGCGAGCCGCGAGGACGCCTACAAGCTGGTGCAGCGCAACGCCATGCCGGTCTGGCGCGGCGAAGGCGACTTCCTCCAGCTCCTGAAGCAGGACGCCGAGGTGAAGAAATATCTCACCGACGCCGAGATCGAGGAGCAGTTCGACCTCGCCTATCACCTCAAGCACGTCGACACGATCTTCAAGCGCGTGTTCGGCGAGAGCTGA
- a CDS encoding M20 aminoacylase family protein — MPIVNRIAALSDEMAAWRHDFHENPELLYEVHRTAGIVADRLREFGCDEVVTGIGRTGVVGVIRGRKSASGKTIGLRADMDALPITETSGVPYASKVPGKMHACGHDGHTAMLLGAAKYLAETRNFDGTAIVIFQPAEEGGGGGKAMVEDGLMTRWNIQEVYGMHNMPGLPEGHFATTPGAMLASSDNIQITVHGKGGHAGAGPHKSVDSVLIGSQIVNALQSIVARNIDPLKSAVISITQFHSGTAFNIIPEVAELGGTVRTLDPEVRDLVERRIGEVAESVARAYGGSAETKYTRMYPVTMNHAREAGIAADVARDIVGAERVNDKFIPMMGAEDFSFMLEARPGAMVLVGMGDGNECHHPSYVFNDNILGHGASFWVRLIETRMPAG, encoded by the coding sequence ATGCCCATCGTCAACCGCATCGCCGCCCTCTCCGACGAAATGGCCGCCTGGCGCCATGACTTCCACGAGAACCCGGAGCTGCTCTACGAGGTCCACCGTACAGCCGGCATCGTCGCCGATCGCTTGCGCGAGTTCGGCTGCGACGAGGTGGTGACGGGCATCGGCCGCACCGGCGTCGTCGGCGTGATCCGCGGCCGCAAATCGGCCTCCGGCAAGACCATCGGCCTGCGCGCCGACATGGACGCGCTGCCGATCACGGAAACCTCGGGCGTGCCCTATGCCTCCAAGGTCCCCGGCAAGATGCACGCCTGCGGCCATGACGGTCACACCGCGATGCTGCTGGGCGCCGCAAAATATCTCGCCGAGACCCGCAATTTCGACGGCACCGCGATCGTGATCTTCCAGCCCGCCGAGGAAGGCGGCGGCGGCGGCAAGGCCATGGTCGAGGACGGCCTGATGACGCGCTGGAACATCCAGGAGGTCTACGGCATGCACAACATGCCGGGCCTGCCCGAAGGCCATTTCGCCACCACGCCCGGCGCGATGCTCGCCTCCTCCGACAACATCCAGATCACGGTCCATGGCAAGGGCGGTCACGCCGGCGCGGGTCCGCACAAATCGGTCGACAGCGTGCTGATCGGCTCGCAGATCGTCAATGCGCTGCAATCGATCGTCGCGCGCAACATCGATCCGCTCAAATCCGCCGTCATCTCGATCACGCAATTCCACTCCGGCACCGCCTTCAACATCATCCCGGAGGTCGCAGAGCTCGGCGGCACCGTGCGCACGCTCGATCCCGAGGTGCGCGATCTGGTCGAACGCCGCATCGGCGAGGTCGCAGAGAGCGTCGCGCGCGCCTATGGCGGCTCGGCGGAGACGAAATACACACGGATGTACCCGGTGACGATGAACCATGCGCGCGAGGCCGGGATTGCCGCCGACGTCGCCCGCGACATCGTCGGCGCCGAGCGCGTCAACGACAAGTTCATCCCGATGATGGGCGCCGAGGACTTCTCCTTCATGCTGGAGGCGCGTCCCGGTGCCATGGTGCTGGTCGGCATGGGCGACGGCAACGAATGCCACCACCCGTCCTATGTCTTCAACGACAACATCCTCGGCCACGGCGCCTCGTTCTGGGTGCGCTTGATCGAGACGAGGATGCCGGCGGGTTAA
- a CDS encoding ATP-binding protein — MSVPVRALPLRWFARPLILAVAVLVTLFAATSFLGLQYWQERQAAHHFIEHSRQVLETLDRLRAIVAELETERRGYLMTLDPAYLKAYGVSDESVRREAQALQMLVADDPLQGLRAGHLALTVTATLREIDELLKTAGTSGLAALAMIRSMDEIRSQIDQMVDHERFRLAGREARAEAFEQRWTWLIAGAVVLVVALAAAALALARLEAKRRREATEENIQLQSDLAARDIKIRRLFDANIIGIIIWEVEGRILEANDAFLRIVGYDREDLNAGRLHRTDLTPPEWRARDVQTVAELKRVGTAQPFEKEYVRKDGSRVPVLIGGTMFGAGTENGVGFVLDLTPLKRAEAEGREHERRYREALMELAHANRVTTMGQLTASIAHEVNQPIAAIVANAEAGSNWLEAQPPNLERVRQTLDWITKDGMRAGDIIGRIRALIRNAPPQKENLEINQAVLEVIALTRSEAFKNGVSVRTQFAEGLPPIQADRVQLQQVVLNLIVNAIEAMAAVGEGGRELLISTGRDGSDGVHVTLRDSGPGLDPKNVERLFEAFYTTKPTGMGMGLAICRSIIEAHGGRMWAGANEPRGAFFQFTLPLASDESASRPLEADEPTEQRSAAR; from the coding sequence ATGTCCGTTCCTGTTCGGGCCCTGCCTCTGCGATGGTTTGCTCGTCCGCTGATCCTTGCGGTCGCAGTGCTTGTGACCCTGTTTGCCGCGACCAGCTTCCTCGGCCTGCAATATTGGCAGGAGCGGCAAGCAGCTCATCACTTCATCGAGCATAGCCGCCAGGTCCTCGAAACGCTCGATCGGCTGCGGGCGATCGTCGCGGAACTGGAGACTGAAAGGCGCGGGTATCTCATGACCCTCGACCCCGCCTATCTCAAGGCCTACGGCGTCTCCGACGAAAGCGTACGGCGGGAGGCTCAGGCGCTGCAGATGTTGGTCGCGGACGATCCGTTGCAGGGCCTTCGGGCCGGACATCTGGCGCTGACCGTTACAGCCACGCTGCGCGAGATCGACGAGCTGCTGAAGACGGCCGGCACCTCCGGGCTCGCCGCGCTGGCAATGATCCGCAGCATGGACGAAATCCGCTCGCAAATCGACCAGATGGTGGATCACGAGCGCTTTCGGCTCGCCGGCCGGGAGGCGCGCGCCGAAGCATTCGAGCAACGCTGGACCTGGCTGATCGCCGGCGCCGTTGTCCTCGTCGTCGCGCTGGCCGCAGCGGCGCTGGCGCTCGCGCGGCTCGAAGCGAAACGGCGGAGAGAGGCGACCGAGGAGAACATCCAGCTCCAGAGTGATCTTGCAGCACGGGATATCAAGATCAGACGCCTGTTCGATGCCAACATCATCGGCATCATCATCTGGGAAGTCGAGGGGCGCATTCTCGAGGCCAACGATGCATTCCTGCGCATCGTGGGATACGACCGGGAAGATCTCAACGCAGGGCGCCTGCATCGGACCGACCTCACGCCGCCGGAATGGCGCGCCCGCGACGTGCAAACCGTGGCGGAACTGAAGCGGGTCGGGACGGCCCAGCCATTCGAGAAGGAGTATGTGCGGAAGGACGGAAGCCGTGTGCCGGTGCTGATCGGCGGGACCATGTTCGGAGCAGGTACGGAGAATGGCGTCGGCTTTGTCCTCGATCTGACGCCGCTCAAGCGGGCGGAAGCTGAAGGCCGCGAACACGAGCGGCGCTACCGTGAAGCGCTGATGGAGCTCGCGCACGCCAATCGCGTCACCACGATGGGGCAACTCACCGCGTCGATCGCCCACGAAGTCAACCAGCCGATCGCCGCGATCGTGGCGAACGCCGAGGCCGGGTCGAATTGGCTGGAGGCGCAACCGCCAAATCTGGAGCGGGTTCGACAGACGCTCGACTGGATCACAAAGGACGGCATGCGAGCCGGCGATATCATCGGCCGGATCCGGGCGCTGATCAGGAACGCGCCCCCGCAAAAGGAGAATCTGGAGATCAACCAGGCGGTGCTTGAGGTGATCGCGCTGACACGCAGCGAAGCGTTCAAGAACGGCGTGTCGGTGCGAACGCAATTTGCCGAGGGCTTGCCGCCGATACAGGCCGATCGGGTTCAACTTCAGCAAGTGGTGCTCAACCTGATCGTCAACGCGATCGAGGCGATGGCCGCGGTCGGCGAGGGGGGACGCGAGTTGCTGATCAGCACCGGCCGGGATGGATCGGACGGCGTCCACGTCACCTTGCGGGATTCCGGTCCCGGGCTGGATCCCAAGAACGTGGAGCGCCTGTTCGAAGCGTTCTACACCACCAAGCCCACGGGCATGGGGATGGGTCTCGCCATCTGCCGCTCGATCATCGAGGCGCATGGCGGGCGGATGTGGGCTGGCGCAAACGAGCCGCGGGGCGCCTTCTTTCAGTTCACCCTGCCTCTCGCGTCAGACGAGAGCGCATCTCGCCCGCTGGAGGCGGATGAGCCAACGGAGCAACGCTCCGCGGCCCGATGA
- a CDS encoding ABC transporter substrate-binding protein produces the protein MAQGENSLSHPASRRSFIKGLGAAGASLTALPRWSFAEDTAAAYANAAIDWKQFTGQTIALSGAIHPWSNAITPLLPEFTILTGINVTIDFQLETSYLGALPIRLARGSSTPDVFMFTTYGQGISNGWVEPLNGYYSQRSLTDPAWYDENDLLKTARAFPLWSDGERYAVPITSEAMTLFINSDALSAKDLPVPQTFEELLVTAKAVKTNGMSGIAMRAQASGNSSPPAMGFLFSYGGAMVEHNRVAFASPEGIAAVEMYGQLLGQAGPAGVGSYEWYHVLDDFLQGRTAMAIDSSNFATDISNPAKSRVANQAGFATFPHLAGRGPVPFMSHWQACINSRSRNKRAAFLFLLWATSKATSLRTAAAGLATTRVSAWSSEGFKKAFGPQAAEAALTNLQNADVDRAKAVLFHPQSRLILDAFMIGVNEVVNGAKSAKDAMTGAAERANAAIRG, from the coding sequence ATGGCACAGGGTGAAAACTCACTGAGCCATCCGGCGAGCCGGCGCAGTTTCATCAAGGGACTGGGGGCGGCTGGCGCGAGCCTGACCGCGCTGCCGCGCTGGAGCTTTGCCGAGGATACCGCTGCGGCTTACGCCAACGCCGCGATCGACTGGAAGCAATTTACGGGACAGACGATCGCGCTTTCGGGCGCGATCCATCCGTGGTCGAATGCGATCACGCCGCTGTTGCCGGAGTTCACCATACTCACCGGCATCAACGTCACCATCGATTTCCAGCTGGAGACCAGCTACCTCGGCGCGCTGCCGATCAGGCTCGCTCGCGGCAGTAGCACGCCCGACGTCTTCATGTTCACGACCTATGGCCAGGGTATCTCGAACGGATGGGTGGAGCCGCTGAACGGGTATTATTCCCAGAGGTCGCTGACCGACCCCGCCTGGTATGACGAGAACGACCTGCTCAAGACGGCCCGAGCCTTCCCGCTGTGGTCGGACGGCGAACGGTACGCCGTCCCGATTACCTCGGAGGCAATGACCCTGTTCATCAACAGCGATGCGCTGTCGGCCAAGGACCTGCCGGTTCCCCAGACTTTTGAGGAGTTGCTCGTCACCGCCAAGGCGGTCAAGACCAACGGGATGTCGGGGATCGCGATGCGGGCTCAGGCCAGCGGCAATTCCTCCCCGCCGGCCATGGGCTTCCTGTTCTCCTACGGCGGGGCCATGGTCGAGCACAACAGGGTCGCTTTCGCGAGCCCGGAGGGGATCGCGGCCGTCGAGATGTACGGACAGCTGCTCGGTCAGGCCGGGCCCGCCGGCGTCGGCAGCTACGAATGGTACCACGTGCTGGACGACTTCCTGCAGGGGCGGACGGCCATGGCGATCGACAGCAGCAACTTCGCGACCGACATCTCCAATCCCGCGAAAAGCCGCGTCGCCAACCAGGCCGGGTTTGCAACCTTTCCGCATCTCGCCGGTCGCGGACCCGTCCCCTTCATGTCCCACTGGCAGGCGTGCATCAATTCCAGATCTCGAAACAAGCGGGCGGCTTTCCTGTTCCTGCTCTGGGCGACGAGCAAGGCGACCTCGCTGCGGACCGCCGCAGCGGGGCTGGCGACGACACGCGTGTCGGCCTGGTCGAGCGAGGGCTTCAAGAAGGCGTTCGGCCCGCAGGCCGCCGAGGCGGCGCTGACAAACTTGCAGAATGCCGACGTCGACCGCGCCAAGGCAGTTCTTTTCCATCCGCAATCGAGACTGATCCTGGACGCCTTCATGATCGGCGTGAATGAAGTGGTCAACGGCGCGAAATCGGCGAAGGATGCGATGACGGGCGCTGCCGAAAGGGCCAATGCGGCGATCCGAGGGTAG
- a CDS encoding LVIVD repeat-containing protein, whose product MRQFSRRRHLQQLSGVFGSAALSGWSRSAWASEAEIPLEGIGKGIQHISYSDIGGRPDSVQVMFNRQHVYVGHMFSDGVTILDATDPRALKPVSFFTAGQYTRTHHLQAAEDLLLVANGANIVAMQSYDNMRGYFENTLVDSITKAKKFRCGLSIHDISKPNEMREIAFLEMPGFGINRLWWPGGRYAYVSAHFDGFTDHILCVVDLKTITKPEIVAKWWLPGMNRAAGEPATPKGKRFALHHMITAGDRGYAAWRDGGFTIHDISDPANPKLLSHINWSPPFAGGTHTPLPLPKRQLAIVADEANAEKCAKGLFHTFVLDVRAPENPVPIATLPTPRDRDFCTNGTFGPHNLHENRPGSFQSEETIFATYNNAGVRVFDVKDAFAPKEIAYWVPPTPKKLVDPRPNIGLAAKTCDAYVRPDGLMFVSDWNAGMHVLQYQG is encoded by the coding sequence ATGCGCCAGTTCTCTCGCCGCCGTCACCTTCAGCAATTGTCGGGCGTGTTCGGATCTGCCGCGCTGTCCGGGTGGTCGAGGTCCGCATGGGCTTCAGAGGCGGAGATTCCGCTCGAAGGTATCGGCAAAGGCATCCAGCACATCTCCTACAGCGACATCGGCGGCCGGCCTGACAGCGTGCAGGTGATGTTCAACCGGCAACACGTCTATGTCGGGCATATGTTCAGCGACGGCGTGACGATCCTGGATGCGACGGATCCGCGTGCGCTGAAGCCGGTCAGTTTCTTCACCGCGGGGCAATACACCCGCACCCATCATTTGCAGGCGGCAGAGGACCTGCTGCTGGTTGCGAACGGCGCCAACATCGTCGCGATGCAGTCCTACGACAACATGCGCGGCTATTTCGAGAACACGCTGGTCGACAGCATCACCAAGGCGAAGAAATTCCGCTGCGGCCTCTCGATCCACGACATCTCGAAGCCGAACGAGATGCGCGAGATCGCGTTCCTCGAAATGCCCGGCTTCGGCATCAACCGGCTATGGTGGCCGGGTGGCCGCTATGCCTATGTGTCGGCGCATTTCGACGGGTTCACCGACCACATCCTGTGCGTGGTCGATCTCAAGACCATCACGAAGCCGGAGATCGTCGCGAAATGGTGGCTGCCGGGCATGAACCGCGCGGCCGGCGAGCCGGCGACGCCCAAGGGCAAGCGCTTCGCGCTGCATCACATGATCACGGCGGGTGATCGCGGCTACGCCGCCTGGCGCGATGGCGGCTTCACCATCCACGACATCAGCGATCCCGCAAATCCAAAGCTGTTGTCCCACATCAACTGGTCGCCTCCCTTCGCCGGCGGCACGCATACGCCGCTGCCGCTGCCCAAGAGACAGCTCGCGATCGTCGCGGACGAAGCCAATGCGGAGAAATGCGCCAAGGGCCTGTTCCACACATTCGTTCTCGACGTGCGCGCGCCGGAGAATCCGGTGCCGATCGCAACCCTGCCGACCCCGCGCGACCGTGATTTCTGCACGAACGGCACCTTCGGCCCGCATAATCTGCACGAGAACCGTCCGGGCTCGTTCCAGAGCGAGGAGACGATTTTCGCGACCTACAACAATGCCGGCGTCAGGGTGTTCGACGTCAAGGACGCCTTCGCGCCGAAGGAGATCGCGTACTGGGTGCCGCCGACGCCGAAGAAGCTTGTCGACCCGCGCCCGAACATCGGGCTCGCAGCCAAGACCTGCGACGCCTATGTCCGGCCCGACGGGCTGATGTTCGTCTCCGACTGGAACGCCGGCATGCACGTGCTGCAATATCAGGGATGA
- a CDS encoding caspase family protein: MKHTLRACSLALGALAYFAFCCSPALAEKRVALVMGNSAYKNTLRLTNPVNDAALIGDMFKKAGFDAVDVKTDLNASEMRRALREFAGRVRDADMAVIYYAGHGIELDGTNYLIPTDAALETDADVYDEALPIDRVLVSIEPAKQLRLVILDACRDNPFAKTMKRTVASRAIGRGLAKVEPTSPNTMIAFAAKAGSTASDGDSRNSPFATALADHLPKPGLDLRKAFGFVRDDVLRSTANKQEPFVYGSLGGDDVPLVPAKPAATGPQANPQSELRRDYELALQLGTRDGWEAFLAQYPEGFYANLAKGQLNKIGAEETRAAAEQKARTAEQEKARLIAERAQKAEQEKAAAAAKAAEEARIAAEKKKEIEQARAEAAERERKVAEAAAAKALAEKQAAEKVKAELAAKQAAEKAEQAARPAADRQMPEAEQKLATLSPAPTSTLSAADLTKSVQSELRRVGCLSGAAEGDWSATSQRSLALFNKYAGTQFDAKLASVDALDALKAKPGRVCPLVCNFGFKADGDQCVKITCRAGYRVGDDNECEKIPEKKPVATREDSRKRDQGRKEAESAAPKSQASGQMICTSTGCRPVSKGCRIERDPRPGSAGMSQVEVCH; this comes from the coding sequence ATGAAGCATACTCTTCGGGCCTGCTCCCTCGCGCTCGGAGCTCTTGCTTATTTTGCTTTCTGCTGCAGCCCGGCGCTGGCCGAGAAACGCGTCGCGCTCGTGATGGGCAATTCCGCGTACAAGAACACGCTGCGGCTCACCAATCCGGTGAACGATGCTGCCCTGATCGGCGACATGTTCAAGAAGGCCGGCTTCGATGCGGTCGACGTCAAAACAGACCTGAACGCTTCCGAGATGCGGCGGGCGCTCCGTGAGTTTGCCGGAAGGGTCCGCGACGCCGACATGGCGGTGATCTATTACGCCGGCCACGGCATCGAGCTCGACGGCACCAACTACCTGATCCCGACCGATGCCGCTCTTGAGACCGACGCCGACGTCTACGACGAGGCGTTGCCGATCGATCGCGTGCTGGTGAGCATCGAGCCTGCCAAACAGCTTCGGCTCGTCATCCTCGATGCGTGTCGCGACAACCCCTTCGCCAAGACGATGAAGCGGACGGTCGCCTCTCGGGCGATTGGCCGCGGGCTCGCCAAGGTCGAGCCGACCAGCCCCAACACCATGATCGCCTTCGCGGCCAAGGCCGGATCGACGGCGTCCGACGGAGATTCCAGAAACAGCCCGTTCGCCACGGCGCTTGCAGACCACCTTCCAAAGCCCGGCCTGGACCTGCGCAAGGCGTTCGGCTTCGTGCGCGATGATGTGCTGAGGAGCACCGCGAACAAGCAGGAACCCTTCGTGTATGGCTCGCTGGGCGGCGATGACGTGCCGCTGGTTCCTGCCAAGCCGGCCGCAACCGGTCCGCAGGCAAATCCGCAGTCTGAGCTCAGGCGCGACTATGAACTCGCGCTTCAGCTCGGCACGCGGGATGGCTGGGAAGCATTCCTGGCGCAATATCCGGAGGGCTTCTACGCGAATCTGGCCAAGGGCCAGCTGAACAAGATCGGCGCCGAAGAGACGCGCGCGGCAGCTGAACAAAAGGCCAGAACGGCCGAGCAGGAAAAGGCGCGGCTGATTGCCGAGCGCGCCCAGAAGGCCGAGCAGGAGAAGGCGGCCGCGGCGGCCAAGGCCGCCGAAGAGGCGCGGATCGCGGCGGAAAAGAAAAAGGAGATCGAGCAGGCGAGGGCTGAAGCGGCCGAACGCGAGCGCAAGGTGGCCGAGGCGGCGGCCGCGAAAGCGCTGGCCGAGAAGCAGGCCGCGGAGAAGGTCAAGGCCGAGCTCGCCGCGAAGCAGGCCGCCGAGAAGGCGGAGCAGGCCGCAAGGCCGGCGGCCGATCGGCAGATGCCCGAGGCCGAGCAAAAACTTGCGACGCTTTCGCCCGCGCCGACATCGACATTGTCGGCGGCCGATCTGACGAAGTCGGTGCAAAGCGAATTGCGCCGCGTCGGCTGCCTGTCCGGCGCCGCGGAGGGCGACTGGAGCGCCACGTCGCAGCGCTCGCTGGCACTGTTCAACAAATACGCCGGCACCCAGTTCGACGCGAAACTTGCGAGCGTCGACGCACTCGATGCGCTCAAGGCGAAGCCGGGACGAGTTTGTCCGCTGGTGTGCAATTTCGGTTTCAAGGCCGACGGCGATCAATGCGTGAAGATCACCTGCCGCGCCGGCTATCGCGTCGGCGACGACAACGAATGCGAGAAGATCCCGGAGAAGAAGCCGGTCGCGACGCGAGAGGATTCGAGGAAGCGCGACCAAGGCCGGAAGGAAGCGGAATCTGCTGCCCCAAAGTCGCAAGCCTCGGGACAGATGATCTGCACTTCTACTGGATGCAGGCCGGTTTCCAAGGGGTGTCGCATTGAGCGAGATCCAAGGCCGGGTAGCGCCGGCATGTCACAAGTGGAGGTGTGCCATTGA
- a CDS encoding caspase family protein, translating into MGLACGPAHADRRVALIIGNSAYKSAPKLGNPVNDATLVGGMFKKAGFDSVDVRLDLSASEMRRMLREFAGRARDADMAVIYYAGHGIELDGNNYLIPTDATLETDGDVLDETIPVERALFAVEPAKQLRLIILDACRDNPFSKTMKRTLASRAIGRGLAKVEPTSPNTMIAFAAKAGSTASDGDSRNSPFATALVEHLPKPGLDLRKAFGFVRDDVLKATSYKQEPYVYGSLGGDDVPLVPTRPIATGPQANPQDAVRRDYELALQLATRDGWEAFLAQYPDGFYSNLAKGQLNKIAAEETRAAAEQKAKAAEQEKTRLIAERAQKAEQEKAVAAAKAAEEARVAAEKQKQIEQARAEAAEQQRKVAEAAAAKALAEKQAAEKAKAELAAKQAAEKAEQPAKPTADRQIPEAEQKVAALSPAPASTLSAADLAKSVQSELRRVGCLSAAADGDWTATSQRSLTLFNKYAGTQFDAKLASVDALDALKAKPGRVCPLVCNFGFKADGDQCVKITCRAGYRVGDDNECEKIPEKKPVATREDSRRRDADRKQTEAAPSAPQASGQMICNNAGCRPIAKGCRLGTTNHPATPTIKIPAEICN; encoded by the coding sequence ATGGGCCTAGCCTGCGGACCGGCGCATGCCGACCGGCGGGTCGCGCTGATCATTGGTAATTCCGCCTACAAGAGCGCGCCGAAGCTCGGCAATCCCGTGAACGATGCCACCTTGGTTGGCGGCATGTTCAAGAAAGCCGGCTTCGATTCCGTGGACGTCAGGCTTGATCTCAGCGCCAGCGAGATGCGGCGCATGCTGCGAGAGTTCGCCGGCAGGGCGCGCGACGCGGACATGGCGGTGATCTACTATGCCGGCCACGGCATCGAGCTCGACGGCAACAACTATCTCATTCCGACGGATGCGACACTGGAGACCGATGGCGACGTTCTCGACGAGACTATCCCGGTCGAGCGTGCGCTGTTCGCGGTCGAGCCGGCCAAGCAGCTCCGTCTCATCATCCTCGACGCCTGCCGCGACAACCCCTTCTCAAAGACCATGAAGCGCACGCTGGCCTCGCGCGCGATCGGACGCGGCCTGGCCAAGGTCGAGCCGACCAGTCCCAACACCATGATTGCCTTCGCGGCCAAGGCCGGCTCGACCGCGTCCGACGGCGACTCCCGAAACAGCCCGTTCGCCACCGCGTTGGTCGAGCACCTGCCGAAGCCGGGCCTTGATCTGCGCAAGGCCTTCGGCTTCGTGCGCGATGACGTGCTCAAGGCTACCAGCTACAAGCAGGAGCCTTATGTCTACGGCTCGCTCGGCGGCGACGACGTGCCGCTGGTCCCGACGCGCCCGATTGCGACCGGTCCACAGGCCAATCCGCAGGATGCCGTGCGCCGGGACTACGAGCTCGCGCTCCAGCTCGCCACGCGTGATGGCTGGGAAGCGTTTCTGGCGCAATATCCCGACGGATTCTATTCCAACCTTGCCAAGGGCCAGTTGAACAAGATCGCCGCCGAAGAGACGCGCGCGGCGGCCGAGCAAAAGGCCAAGGCGGCGGAGCAGGAGAAGACAAGGCTCATTGCCGAGCGCGCCCAGAAGGCCGAGCAGGAGAAGGCGGTCGCGGCGGCCAAGGCCGCCGAAGAGGCGCGGGTTGCCGCAGAGAAGCAGAAGCAGATCGAGCAGGCGCGGGCCGAGGCCGCCGAGCAGCAGCGCAAGGTCGCCGAGGCAGCAGCCGCGAAAGCACTGGCCGAGAAGCAGGCCGCGGAAAAGGCGAAGGCCGAGCTCGCGGCCAAACAGGCCGCCGAGAAGGCGGAGCAGCCCGCTAAGCCGACGGCTGATCGTCAGATACCAGAGGCGGAGCAAAAAGTTGCCGCCCTTTCGCCCGCGCCCGCATCCACATTGTCGGCGGCCGATCTGGCAAAATCCGTGCAAAGCGAGTTGCGCCGCGTCGGCTGCCTGTCCGCCGCTGCCGATGGCGACTGGACCGCCACCTCGCAGCGCTCGCTGACGCTGTTCAACAAATATGCCGGCACCCAGTTCGACGCGAAACTTGCGAGCGTCGACGCACTCGATGCGCTCAAGGCGAAGCCAGGACGAGTTTGTCCGCTGGTGTGCAATTTCGGTTTCAAGGCCGACGGCGATCAATGCGTGAAGATCACCTGCCGCGCCGGCTATCGCGTCGGTGACGACAACGAATGCGAGAAGATCCCGGAGAAGAAGCCGGTCGCGACGCGGGAGGATTCGAGGAGGCGGGACGCGGATCGAAAGCAAACGGAGGCCGCCCCGTCGGCGCCGCAGGCTTCAGGACAGATGATCTGCAATAACGCCGGATGCAGGCCGATTGCGAAGGGATGCCGGCTCGGAACGACCAATCATCCAGCCACTCCTACGATCAAGATACCCGCCGAAATATGCAACTGA